A genomic window from Parasteatoda tepidariorum isolate YZ-2023 chromosome 10, CAS_Ptep_4.0, whole genome shotgun sequence includes:
- the LOC122272015 gene encoding uncharacterized protein, which translates to MLRVLSKWGADRLALSRINQALILSRLDYACVVYGTATTSNLRILDTVHHTALRICSGAFRTSPVESLYVVCHQIPLYLRRIQLSLTYYFSIMSSKSHPLRHDVIPSCLERLYIARLSHIRPLHARTRSLIQSFDICDLPSQSVDHFLIPPWTISPYQSISLFKLHDKANVTPCIFHTLFTAHRHQYSQYIPIYTDGLKSAGYVGCGVIIADDTFSYKIPDICSVFTAEAVAILMALRLISSRPTRKYCLYSDSMSVLSQLEKFHCDTHPILCFIIHLLITLQKNGFEILFCWVPSHVGILGNELADTAARSATSVLKVSIPFSDMKLHTRKLVTSLWQQQ; encoded by the coding sequence ATGTTGCGTGTTCTCTCAAAATGGGGAGCGGATCGCCTAGCACTTTCACGCATTAATCAGGCCCTGATACTTTCACGGCTTGATTATGCATGCGTAGTTTATGGTACTGCAACCACCTCTAACTTACGAATCTTGGACACAGTACATCATACTGCTTTACGCATATGTTCTGGAGCATTTCGAACTTCCCCGGTTGAAAGCTTATATGTTGTTTGCCACCAGATACCATTATATCTACGTCGCATCCAGCTGTCTCTTACATATTACTTTAGTATTATGTCCTCTAAATCGCATCCTTTAAGGCATGATGTTATTCCATCATGCTTGGAGCGACTTTATATTGCTAGACTATCACACATTCGCCCACTTCATGCTCGCACACGCTCACTTATCCAATCATTCGATATCTGTGACTTACCATCACAATCAGTGGATCATTTTCTCATACCACCATGGACCATTTCACCATACCAATCTATTTCCCTTTTCAAGTTACACGATAAAGCCAACGTTACACCCTGCATTTTTCATACACTTTTCACTGCACATCGTCACCAATATTCTCAATATATACCGATTTATACAGACGGTTTAAAATCTGCCGGATATGTAGGATGCGGGGTCATCATCGCTGACGATACATTTAGCTATAAAATCCCAGATATTTGCTCCGTCTTCACTGCTGAAGCTGTGGCTATCCTTATGGCACTACGTCTAATTTCCTCACGGCCTACTCGGAAGTATTGCCTATACTCCGATAGTATGAGCGTTTTGAGCCAACTAGAAAAGTTTCACTGTGATACTCAtccaattttatgtttcatcaTTCATTTGTTAATCACTCTTCAAAAGAATGGCTTTGAGATTCTATTTTGCTGGGTACCAAGTCATGTTGGTATTCTAGGGAACGAACTAGCTGACACAGCTGCACGATCTGCCACATCTGTTTTGAAAGTGTCCATACCTTTTTCTGACATGAAGCTACATACTCGAAAGTTGGTAACATCATTATGGCAACAGCAATGA